The following coding sequences lie in one Stigmatella aurantiaca genomic window:
- a CDS encoding glycosyltransferase family 2 protein, translating into MAEGLFWCAALLLLHTYFFYPLILCAMDGMAQVFQSIRFMRTGSNRRRERSTGPQPSVSLVVAAYNEASCIQQKLQNSFALKYPEDRFEVLIGSDGSSDGTDELVRQWTDPRVRLSPAPRAGKTTVLNRCIPMAKGDIIVLSDANTMIEPGAIEALVRHFDDPEVGAVCGKLRLYNPTKQDYEESAYWNYESFIKFYEGKRGSVVGANGGLYAIRRTLFTQLPPSTIVDDFVIPLRILENGYKVVYEAGAVAHEETTEDYGKEFGRRARIAAGNFQSLKMVPGLLLPTAGFPAFAFWSHKLLRWCAPALMAVALLANLFLMDSLFYQFTLFFQALFYALAYLGKAGVLTGTGKRIASVAYYFVTMNLAIVVGFWRFLRNAQKAAWDRTARASS; encoded by the coding sequence ATGGCGGAAGGTCTTTTCTGGTGTGCCGCCCTGCTGCTTTTGCACACATATTTTTTCTACCCGCTCATCCTGTGCGCCATGGATGGGATGGCCCAGGTGTTTCAGTCCATCCGCTTCATGCGGACAGGCTCCAACCGGCGCCGGGAGCGGTCCACGGGGCCGCAACCGTCGGTGAGCCTGGTGGTGGCGGCCTACAACGAGGCCAGCTGCATTCAGCAGAAGCTGCAGAACAGCTTCGCGCTGAAGTACCCGGAGGACCGGTTCGAGGTGCTGATCGGCTCGGACGGCTCCTCGGACGGCACGGATGAGCTGGTCCGTCAGTGGACGGATCCGCGCGTGCGGCTGTCGCCCGCGCCCCGTGCCGGCAAGACGACGGTGCTCAACCGCTGCATCCCCATGGCCAAGGGGGACATCATCGTCCTGTCGGACGCCAACACGATGATCGAACCGGGCGCCATCGAGGCGCTGGTGCGCCACTTCGACGATCCGGAGGTAGGCGCCGTCTGCGGCAAGCTGCGGCTCTACAACCCGACGAAGCAGGACTACGAGGAGAGCGCCTACTGGAACTACGAGTCGTTCATCAAGTTCTACGAGGGCAAGCGCGGGTCGGTGGTGGGGGCCAACGGCGGGCTGTACGCCATCCGCCGGACGCTCTTCACGCAGCTGCCGCCGTCCACCATCGTGGACGACTTCGTCATCCCGCTGCGCATCCTGGAGAACGGCTACAAGGTCGTCTACGAGGCCGGAGCGGTGGCCCACGAGGAGACGACGGAGGATTACGGCAAGGAGTTCGGCCGCCGGGCGCGCATCGCGGCCGGGAACTTCCAGAGCCTGAAGATGGTGCCGGGGCTGCTGCTGCCCACCGCGGGCTTCCCGGCCTTCGCCTTCTGGTCGCACAAGCTCTTGCGCTGGTGCGCGCCGGCGCTGATGGCGGTGGCGCTGCTGGCGAACCTCTTCCTGATGGACAGCCTCTTCTACCAGTTCACGCTCTTCTTCCAGGCGCTGTTCTACGCGCTGGCGTACCTGGGCAAGGCCGGGGTGCTGACGGGCACGGGCAAGCGCATCGCCTCGGTGGCGTACTACTTCGTGACGATGAACCTGGCCATCGTGGTGGGCTTCTGGCGGTTCCTGCGCAATGCGCAGAAGGCCGCGTGGGATCGCACCGCGCGCGCCTCGTCCTGA
- a CDS encoding glycoside hydrolase family 19 protein, with protein sequence MNNAGFGQTIRSINGALECDGKNPAQVDSRVNNYNRFLQILGGTAVGNSRC encoded by the coding sequence ATCAACAACGCGGGCTTCGGGCAGACCATCCGCTCCATCAACGGGGCGCTGGAGTGCGACGGCAAGAACCCGGCCCAGGTCGACAGCCGCGTCAACAACTACAACCGCTTCCTGCAGATCCTGGGCGGCACCGCCGTCGGCAACAGCCGCTGCTAA
- a CDS encoding zinc-ribbon domain-containing protein, which translates to MQIACPQCSMRYDLDPRLLPPTGASVQCTRCSFVFTATPSGQVLLPGQPSSPAAPKATGGVPPSVLNSTLLFGAPPARPAAPASPAPPEDVTPVYGTSVQAGAEEGEKTPAFGTAHPPQAAAAALNKTQTFGGPPARPTAETTQAFGAASIPRTPPSPSTTQAFGAASIPRTPPSPSTTQAFGAASIPQAPSPSTTQAFGAASIPQAPSPRATQAFGVAQIRSAEKAAGSASGVKEADKVLPPGLREKKSTADVPWSTPEGSGELRPSLPPEPAGSWGGPPAPPPPHRSAALELPPELLVPSRPAGGGAPREAVDAGGGRERLLIAVAAAVVLGLTAWLTYPAWRNRASELPSEAVSIKDEAVLLLRRDDPASLSQATERLRELVGRYPKYTEAQAELVAVLALRLDDAKAELEWLGNEETRLRQVLFAMEKEKSRPDWSSRVNAQRGELDGLRKQRAPLEASVVQLTQQLEAAFAVIRKAPETEPASDVLARLKAQALQGGVMGTPLGLSMAERFRKVENPPHWSAVAIAEHGLNARVPLEALAKASDELTRVRGRDSTFLRVYVLEARISLREGDPSAARALLDSVVALNPNHTLARKLRGWAASAQESAPPAP; encoded by the coding sequence GTGCAGATCGCATGCCCTCAATGCTCGATGCGGTATGACCTCGACCCGCGGTTGTTGCCGCCCACCGGGGCATCGGTGCAGTGCACGCGTTGCAGCTTTGTCTTCACGGCGACCCCGTCGGGCCAGGTACTGCTCCCGGGCCAGCCGTCGAGCCCCGCCGCGCCCAAAGCCACGGGAGGTGTCCCCCCGTCGGTGCTCAACAGCACCTTGCTCTTTGGCGCGCCTCCCGCGAGGCCCGCAGCCCCTGCGAGCCCGGCCCCTCCAGAGGACGTGACGCCGGTGTACGGCACCTCCGTTCAGGCAGGCGCCGAGGAAGGGGAGAAGACCCCCGCCTTTGGGACGGCGCACCCGCCGCAGGCCGCCGCCGCTGCTCTGAACAAGACGCAGACTTTCGGCGGGCCCCCGGCACGCCCCACCGCCGAGACGACCCAGGCGTTTGGCGCGGCCTCCATTCCCCGGACGCCGCCTTCCCCCAGCACGACCCAGGCGTTTGGCGCGGCCTCCATTCCCCGGACGCCGCCTTCCCCCAGCACGACCCAGGCGTTTGGCGCGGCCTCTATTCCCCAGGCCCCTTCGCCCAGCACGACCCAGGCGTTTGGTGCGGCCTCCATTCCCCAGGCCCCTTCCCCCCGGGCGACCCAGGCTTTTGGCGTGGCGCAGATCCGGTCCGCGGAGAAGGCGGCTGGCTCGGCCAGTGGCGTCAAAGAGGCAGACAAGGTCCTTCCTCCGGGGCTGCGTGAAAAGAAGTCCACGGCCGATGTGCCCTGGAGCACGCCGGAAGGGAGCGGGGAGCTTCGGCCCTCGCTGCCTCCGGAGCCCGCGGGCTCCTGGGGAGGTCCTCCCGCCCCGCCCCCGCCGCACCGGAGCGCGGCGTTGGAGCTTCCTCCCGAGCTGCTCGTCCCGAGCCGGCCGGCGGGAGGGGGCGCGCCCCGGGAGGCCGTGGACGCGGGCGGCGGGCGGGAGCGGCTCCTGATTGCCGTGGCCGCCGCGGTGGTGCTGGGCCTGACGGCCTGGCTGACCTATCCAGCCTGGCGCAACCGGGCGTCCGAGCTGCCTTCCGAAGCCGTCAGCATCAAGGACGAGGCGGTGCTCCTGCTGCGGCGCGATGATCCGGCCTCGCTCTCCCAAGCCACCGAGCGGCTGCGCGAGCTGGTGGGCCGCTATCCGAAATACACGGAGGCCCAGGCGGAGCTGGTGGCCGTGCTCGCCTTGCGCCTGGACGATGCGAAGGCCGAGCTGGAGTGGCTCGGAAACGAGGAGACGCGGCTGCGCCAGGTTCTCTTCGCCATGGAGAAGGAGAAGTCCCGGCCGGACTGGAGCAGCCGGGTCAACGCACAGCGGGGGGAGCTGGACGGGCTGCGCAAGCAGCGGGCGCCGCTGGAGGCCTCCGTGGTGCAGTTGACCCAGCAGTTGGAGGCGGCCTTCGCCGTCATCCGGAAGGCGCCCGAGACGGAGCCTGCCTCCGATGTGCTGGCACGGCTGAAGGCGCAGGCGCTCCAGGGCGGTGTGATGGGCACCCCCCTGGGCCTGTCGATGGCCGAGCGGTTTCGCAAGGTGGAGAACCCGCCGCACTGGAGTGCCGTGGCGATCGCCGAGCATGGCCTGAATGCCCGCGTGCCGCTGGAGGCGCTGGCGAAGGCGTCGGACGAGCTGACGCGGGTGCGGGGCCGGGACAGCACCTTCCTGCGCGTCTATGTCCTGGAGGCGCGAATCTCCTTGAGGGAGGGAGACCCCTCGGCGGCGAGGGCCCTGCTCGATTCCGTGGTGGCGCTCAACCCGAACCACACGCTTGCTCGCAAGCTCCGGGGTTGGGCTGCCTCGGCCCAGGAATCCGCCCCCCCGGCGCCCTGA
- a CDS encoding ComEA family DNA-binding protein, producing the protein MNRTGSLAAATLGLLVLGGLARWQWPGASPALDCEPAAVRMAGGVARCGEGAVPTGAQAVALGLKLDLNTASEAELAQLSGVGRSLARKLVEAREAQGRFTSWDEVDAVSGVGPGKLETLRATTELREPPPSGGVW; encoded by the coding sequence GTGAACCGCACGGGCTCACTCGCCGCCGCCACGTTGGGGTTGCTGGTGCTGGGCGGCCTGGCGCGGTGGCAGTGGCCGGGTGCCTCGCCCGCGCTGGACTGTGAGCCCGCCGCCGTCCGCATGGCCGGGGGCGTGGCCCGGTGTGGCGAGGGCGCTGTCCCCACGGGGGCCCAGGCGGTGGCGCTGGGCCTGAAGCTGGATCTCAACACCGCCTCGGAGGCGGAGCTGGCCCAGCTGTCGGGGGTTGGACGTTCCCTGGCGCGCAAGCTGGTGGAGGCGCGCGAGGCCCAGGGCCGCTTCACGAGCTGGGACGAGGTGGACGCCGTCTCGGGGGTGGGCCCTGGCAAGCTGGAGACCCTCCGGGCAACCACGGAGCTACGAGAGCCGCCACCCTCGGGAGGTGTGTGGTAA
- a CDS encoding ATP-dependent helicase produces the protein MATRTYTLKVTQAKPRLKIDYAALLNEEQLRAVEAGDGPVLVIAGAGTGKTRTLTFRVARLLERGVPPEGMLLLTFTNKAAREMTRRVEELAGGFVDVRRILGGTFHHAAHALLRQFAPSLGFAPSFTVLDREDARDLMASCVAERKVSRERRFPRAEVVLDLVSTAINLQKSLAEVLVDRRPQFLPLAEEVLAVGQRFQQRKQQMNLMDFDDLLLHLKRLLAEHPPVRTQLTERFQCVLVDEYQDTNRLQGDLVDLLVGERKNLTVVGDDCQSIYSFRGADFTNIIDFPQRYPGCGVYPLTRNYRSTPQILTLANASIALNQRQFHKQLTASRQPGVPPVVVPTRDTDEQATFVAQRVLELREEGLPLEEMAVLYRAHSHSLELQIELTRRGIPFRVRSGVRFFEQAHIKDVLAHLRLVHNPGDELAFKRVVKLVSGVGQATAEALWTALSAVPSAPSFKDALSHPDVRAQVPRRATAGFTRFTALMTRLTREDAARTPGQLIEDVLRGGYGEYLREEFGADGRREEDIRQLAEYAGRFEELPRFLSEIALVSEFAAEDTVETEAPDEFLTLSTVHQAKGLEWGAVFVIWLAEGRFPMVNATRDAEEEEEERRLFYVAVTRAKDELALTYPLTTNPQDGTRIIVRQSRFIEELPVGDEAPYDRLILEELETPELPRLEGGKAPKPGPEALD, from the coding sequence ATGGCCACCCGCACCTACACGCTCAAGGTCACCCAGGCCAAGCCCCGCCTGAAGATCGACTACGCGGCGCTCCTCAACGAGGAGCAGCTCCGGGCGGTCGAGGCGGGGGACGGGCCGGTGCTGGTCATCGCCGGGGCGGGTACGGGCAAGACGCGCACGTTGACATTCCGGGTGGCGCGGCTGCTGGAGCGCGGGGTGCCGCCCGAGGGGATGCTGCTGCTCACCTTCACCAACAAGGCGGCCCGGGAGATGACCCGGCGGGTGGAGGAGCTGGCCGGAGGCTTCGTGGACGTGCGCCGGATCCTGGGCGGCACCTTCCACCATGCGGCCCACGCCCTGCTGCGCCAGTTCGCCCCCTCGCTGGGGTTCGCGCCGTCCTTCACGGTCCTGGACCGGGAGGATGCGAGGGACCTGATGGCCTCGTGCGTCGCCGAGCGGAAGGTGTCCCGCGAGCGGCGCTTCCCACGCGCCGAGGTGGTGCTGGATCTCGTCTCCACGGCCATCAACCTGCAGAAGTCCCTGGCGGAGGTGCTGGTGGACCGCCGGCCGCAGTTCCTGCCCCTGGCGGAGGAGGTGCTGGCGGTGGGGCAGCGCTTCCAGCAGCGCAAGCAGCAGATGAACCTGATGGACTTCGATGACCTGCTGCTGCACCTCAAGCGGCTGCTGGCCGAGCACCCCCCGGTGCGCACCCAGCTCACCGAGCGGTTCCAGTGCGTGCTGGTGGACGAGTACCAGGACACCAACCGCCTCCAGGGAGACCTGGTGGACCTGCTCGTGGGCGAGCGCAAGAACCTGACGGTGGTGGGGGACGACTGCCAGTCCATCTACAGCTTCCGGGGCGCGGACTTCACCAACATCATCGACTTCCCACAGCGCTACCCCGGGTGTGGGGTGTACCCGCTCACGCGCAACTACCGCTCCACTCCGCAGATCCTCACGCTGGCCAACGCCTCCATCGCGCTCAACCAGCGCCAGTTCCACAAGCAGCTCACCGCCTCGCGGCAGCCCGGGGTGCCGCCGGTGGTGGTGCCCACCCGGGACACGGACGAGCAGGCCACGTTCGTTGCCCAGCGCGTCCTGGAGCTGCGCGAGGAGGGGCTTCCCCTGGAGGAGATGGCGGTGCTCTACCGGGCGCACAGCCACTCCCTGGAACTCCAGATCGAACTGACCCGGCGGGGCATCCCCTTCCGGGTGCGCTCGGGGGTGCGCTTCTTCGAGCAGGCCCACATCAAGGATGTGCTCGCCCACCTGCGGCTGGTCCATAACCCAGGAGACGAGCTGGCCTTCAAGCGCGTGGTGAAGCTCGTCTCCGGGGTGGGGCAGGCCACGGCGGAGGCCCTGTGGACCGCGCTGAGCGCGGTGCCCTCGGCGCCTTCCTTCAAGGATGCGTTGAGCCACCCGGACGTGCGCGCCCAGGTGCCCCGGCGGGCCACGGCGGGGTTCACCCGCTTCACGGCGCTGATGACCCGGCTCACCCGGGAGGACGCGGCCCGGACGCCGGGCCAGCTCATCGAGGACGTGCTGCGGGGGGGCTACGGGGAGTACCTCCGGGAGGAGTTCGGGGCCGACGGCCGCCGGGAGGAGGACATTCGCCAGCTGGCGGAGTACGCCGGGCGCTTCGAGGAGCTGCCCCGGTTCCTGTCGGAGATCGCCCTGGTGTCCGAGTTCGCCGCCGAGGACACCGTGGAGACGGAGGCGCCGGACGAGTTCCTCACCCTGTCCACGGTCCACCAGGCCAAGGGGCTGGAATGGGGGGCGGTGTTCGTCATCTGGCTGGCCGAGGGGCGCTTTCCCATGGTGAATGCCACCCGGGACGCGGAGGAAGAGGAGGAGGAGCGGCGCCTCTTCTACGTGGCGGTGACCCGGGCCAAGGACGAGCTGGCGCTGACCTACCCGCTGACAACGAACCCCCAGGACGGCACGCGCATCATCGTCCGGCAGTCCCGCTTCATCGAGGAGCTCCCGGTGGGGGACGAGGCCCCCTACGACCGGCTCATCCTGGAGGAACTGGAGACCCCGGAGCTTCCTCGCCTGGAGGGAGGGAAGGCCCCCAAGCCGGGCCCGGAGGCCCTGGACTAG
- a CDS encoding Hsp70 family protein, giving the protein MADKPRIVGIDLGTTNTLVASVRNRIPKIVPTDRGNLILPSVVALSPKGDLLVGGVAKDQMVTNSKNTLYGTKRLIGRKYHSKVVEELKGYFNYDIVEGPEGDAAVMLGGTMYSLPHVSSLILKQIKTIAEQFLGGPITEAVISVPAYYNNNQRNAVKEAGLLAGFDVKRIVSEPTAAAMAYGFNRGLDQKILVYDLGGGTFDVSVLQLTGNVFEVLATGGDTFLGGADFDNRVMDYLLEQFREQTKVDLSQDPVALPRIKNAAESAKIDLTLRLNVLIELPYIGERKGRPLDLRIPLTREVLNALTGDLVDRTFEICDRVLEEKGIKRSEIDEIILVGGQSRMPLVQQKIQEHFGKPPRKGVHPDECVALGAALLGDSLGSIDSVTLMDVLSMPIGYGLPDGRVKHIIEKNLQLPLTRSFRLPSPMDPSSPFIELDIFQGDSDYMVDNEYLGTVRVPAASAGRKIDFKLTGECLLQVLVDDGTSSNEVALATRDTPEALKRAIEEALSREVPPENEPKKASGGLLSSLTRVFRRR; this is encoded by the coding sequence ATGGCGGACAAACCACGCATCGTCGGGATTGACCTGGGGACGACCAACACGTTGGTCGCGTCTGTGCGCAACCGCATCCCGAAGATCGTCCCCACCGATCGCGGCAACCTCATCCTGCCGTCGGTGGTGGCGCTGTCGCCCAAGGGGGATCTGCTGGTGGGAGGGGTGGCCAAGGATCAGATGGTCACCAACTCCAAGAACACGCTCTACGGCACCAAGCGCCTCATCGGGCGCAAGTACCACTCCAAGGTGGTCGAGGAGCTCAAGGGCTACTTCAACTACGACATCGTCGAGGGCCCGGAGGGGGACGCGGCGGTGATGCTCGGCGGGACGATGTACTCCCTGCCGCACGTGTCCAGCCTGATCCTCAAGCAGATCAAGACCATCGCCGAGCAGTTCCTCGGCGGGCCCATCACCGAGGCGGTCATCTCGGTCCCGGCCTACTACAACAACAACCAGCGCAACGCGGTGAAGGAGGCGGGGCTGCTGGCGGGCTTCGACGTCAAGCGCATCGTCAGCGAGCCCACCGCGGCGGCCATGGCCTACGGCTTCAACCGGGGCCTGGATCAGAAGATCCTCGTCTATGACCTGGGCGGGGGCACCTTCGACGTCTCCGTGCTGCAGCTCACCGGCAACGTCTTCGAGGTGCTGGCCACCGGAGGGGACACCTTCCTGGGCGGCGCGGACTTCGACAACCGGGTGATGGACTACCTGCTGGAGCAGTTCCGCGAGCAGACCAAGGTGGACCTCTCGCAGGACCCGGTGGCCCTGCCGCGCATCAAGAACGCCGCCGAGAGCGCGAAGATCGATCTCACCCTGCGCCTCAACGTCCTCATCGAGCTGCCCTACATCGGCGAGCGCAAGGGCAGGCCCCTGGACCTGCGCATTCCCCTGACCCGCGAGGTGCTCAACGCCCTCACGGGAGACCTGGTGGACCGCACCTTCGAGATCTGCGACCGGGTGCTGGAAGAGAAGGGCATCAAGCGCTCGGAGATCGACGAGATCATCCTGGTGGGCGGCCAGAGCCGCATGCCGCTCGTGCAGCAGAAGATCCAGGAGCACTTCGGCAAGCCGCCGCGCAAGGGGGTTCACCCGGACGAGTGCGTGGCGCTGGGCGCCGCGCTGCTGGGCGACTCGCTGGGCAGCATCGACTCGGTGACGCTGATGGACGTGCTGTCCATGCCCATCGGCTACGGGCTGCCGGACGGGCGGGTGAAGCACATCATCGAGAAGAACCTGCAACTGCCCCTGACGCGCAGCTTCCGCCTGCCGTCCCCGATGGATCCCAGCTCGCCCTTCATCGAGCTGGACATCTTCCAGGGTGACAGCGACTACATGGTGGACAACGAGTACCTGGGGACGGTGCGGGTCCCCGCGGCCTCGGCGGGGCGGAAGATCGACTTCAAGCTGACGGGGGAGTGCCTCCTGCAGGTGCTGGTGGACGATGGAACCTCCAGCAACGAGGTGGCCCTGGCGACCCGGGACACGCCCGAAGCATTGAAGAGGGCCATCGAGGAGGCCCTGTCGCGCGAGGTGCCTCCCGAGAATGAGCCGAAGAAGGCCAGCGGGGGGCTCCTGTCGAGCCTCACCCGGGTCTTCCGCAGGCGTTAA
- a CDS encoding SCP2 sterol-binding domain-containing protein, with amino-acid sequence MPRFPSKEWCEEAVRLTNADPEAAQAGQGWQGDFGAVVDAEPGKLDRTFVAYLVPKDGRIVKLRILEDPDDLEEFDPAYVARAPFSVWKQLLQGTLDPVEAVLRRRIAVKGDLQPLIERMRFKGIADRVFAQLQTEYADER; translated from the coding sequence ATGCCGAGATTCCCGTCGAAGGAATGGTGTGAGGAAGCGGTGCGCCTCACCAACGCGGACCCCGAGGCCGCCCAGGCCGGGCAGGGGTGGCAGGGGGACTTTGGGGCCGTGGTGGACGCCGAGCCGGGGAAGCTGGACCGGACGTTCGTGGCCTACCTCGTGCCCAAGGACGGCCGCATCGTGAAGCTGCGGATCCTGGAGGATCCGGACGACCTGGAGGAGTTCGACCCCGCCTATGTGGCGCGGGCGCCCTTCTCGGTGTGGAAGCAATTGCTGCAGGGCACCCTGGATCCGGTGGAGGCGGTGCTCCGGCGCCGCATCGCCGTGAAGGGGGATCTCCAGCCGCTCATCGAGCGGATGCGGTTCAAGGGCATCGCGGACCGCGTGTTCGCGCAGCTCCAGACCGAATACGCGGACGAGCGGTGA
- a CDS encoding HEAT repeat domain-containing protein, with translation MAKLLPLVVLLLLTSCASGAYQRAKEADTVEAYRAFLREHPKDTLSEAVQVRIEELEFAEARKLHTVVAYKRFLEAYPEAAQARAAGTLLEGLRFNAAKETNTVAGWRQFLADHPEGAQRDEAKRLLGEAERAELASTQDTRQLSSFLKGAEGDPRRLEVEDRLDAQAFAQARASGASKLFAYLREFPAGSHREQAKVALLRLELEGLLVSGLLEEVEARLKTNPLAPQLPDWPQRMARARAEREARESREPLAQAVQAGYYLRELGDLERALGAPDPLDRWEAAEELGQHVSVRALEPLLTAFRTARNPLIRLRALESLQSVLRALPREVAEYEVASRLEGLRERASSAEVYLTIAALLDLTGQLEQAATEYQRAFDAGAPDPVVLRRWVQLRQERRQAFSAAVAARQLSLWALGAAREEVVSPEGGIPLASARQLCAAAENARFAAGVIAQVRQTATEFPEDVEGFGLLAADAVRLSEARLADAELLLRERNPHARLCRDRQVRERLDSAVKERTAALEAVGTKLPKLAHQLLAVVKERDPVPEVRAAAAARLAALERPGH, from the coding sequence ATGGCCAAGCTCTTGCCCCTGGTGGTCCTGCTGCTGCTCACAAGCTGTGCGTCCGGAGCCTATCAGCGGGCCAAGGAGGCTGACACGGTGGAGGCCTACCGGGCCTTTCTCCGGGAGCATCCGAAGGACACGCTCTCTGAGGCGGTGCAGGTGCGCATCGAGGAGCTGGAGTTCGCCGAGGCGCGGAAGCTGCACACGGTGGTGGCCTACAAGCGCTTCCTGGAGGCTTACCCGGAGGCGGCGCAGGCCCGGGCGGCGGGTACGCTGCTGGAGGGGCTGCGCTTCAACGCCGCGAAGGAGACGAACACGGTGGCGGGGTGGCGGCAGTTCCTGGCGGACCACCCGGAGGGCGCCCAGCGGGACGAGGCGAAGCGGCTGCTGGGTGAGGCGGAGCGCGCGGAGCTGGCCTCGACCCAGGACACGCGGCAGCTCTCGTCCTTTCTGAAGGGCGCGGAAGGGGATCCCCGGCGGCTGGAGGTCGAGGACCGGCTGGATGCGCAGGCCTTCGCCCAGGCACGGGCCTCGGGGGCGTCGAAGCTCTTCGCGTACCTGAGGGAGTTCCCGGCGGGCAGCCACCGGGAGCAGGCGAAGGTGGCGCTGCTGCGCCTGGAGCTGGAAGGGCTGCTCGTGTCGGGGCTCCTGGAAGAGGTGGAGGCGCGGTTGAAGACGAACCCGCTGGCGCCCCAGCTGCCGGACTGGCCCCAGCGGATGGCCCGGGCGCGGGCCGAGCGCGAGGCGCGGGAGTCCCGGGAGCCGCTGGCCCAGGCGGTCCAGGCCGGGTACTACCTCCGGGAGCTGGGAGACCTCGAACGGGCGCTGGGCGCGCCGGATCCGTTGGACCGGTGGGAGGCGGCGGAGGAGCTGGGGCAGCACGTCTCGGTGCGGGCCCTGGAGCCACTGTTGACGGCCTTCCGGACCGCGCGCAACCCGCTCATCCGCCTGCGGGCGCTGGAGAGCCTTCAGAGCGTGCTCCGGGCCCTGCCCCGGGAGGTCGCCGAGTACGAGGTGGCCTCGCGGCTGGAGGGCCTGCGCGAGCGCGCGAGCAGCGCGGAGGTGTACCTCACCATCGCGGCGCTGCTGGATCTGACAGGGCAGCTCGAGCAGGCGGCCACCGAGTACCAGCGGGCCTTCGACGCGGGGGCGCCGGATCCGGTGGTGCTGCGGCGCTGGGTGCAGCTCCGCCAGGAGCGGCGCCAGGCCTTCTCGGCGGCGGTGGCGGCGCGGCAGCTCTCGCTGTGGGCGCTCGGGGCGGCGCGCGAGGAGGTGGTGTCCCCCGAAGGAGGCATTCCCCTGGCCTCGGCCCGGCAGCTCTGCGCGGCGGCGGAGAACGCGCGGTTCGCCGCGGGCGTCATCGCCCAGGTCCGCCAGACGGCGACGGAGTTCCCCGAGGACGTGGAGGGCTTCGGCCTGCTGGCGGCGGACGCGGTGCGGCTGTCGGAGGCCCGGCTGGCGGACGCGGAGCTGCTGCTGCGGGAGCGCAACCCCCACGCCCGGCTGTGCCGGGACCGGCAGGTGCGCGAGCGCCTGGACAGCGCGGTGAAGGAGCGCACGGCGGCGCTGGAGGCGGTGGGCACGAAGCTGCCGAAGCTGGCCCACCAGCTGCTGGCCGTGGTGAAGGAGCGGGATCCGGTGCCGGAGGTGCGCGCCGCGGCCGCCGCCCGCCTGGCTGCCCTGGAGCGCCCGGGGCACTGA
- a CDS encoding CHAP domain-containing protein, producing the protein MRLISLVAGMLWMTGCATGGPLGGQMAFEGLRYRPLTPSAAPRDIPDEVEPSEPALAQAPAAESPRVPVSAPKPAPRVARTAAKKKAAPASPRVSASARETVLATARSLVGQSKVTVKGRPYPADCTGLVEAAYSSAGISFRGNSKPGDNGVTAIYRYAQAQGRVYTRGTPTPGDIVFFRETYDQNRDGRRNDGLTHVGVVDKVAADGTVTVIHRVQRGVVRYRMNLARPNAAKDARSGQVLNDTLRAPSSGRPFALTGQLFAAYATVLPAPAPVAVASR; encoded by the coding sequence ATGAGGCTCATCTCGCTGGTGGCTGGGATGTTGTGGATGACGGGGTGTGCCACGGGCGGCCCGCTCGGCGGCCAGATGGCCTTCGAGGGCCTGCGCTACCGCCCCCTCACCCCCTCCGCGGCGCCCCGCGACATTCCCGACGAGGTGGAGCCTTCGGAGCCCGCCCTGGCCCAGGCGCCAGCGGCGGAGTCCCCGCGCGTCCCCGTTTCCGCCCCCAAGCCCGCCCCCCGCGTGGCCCGGACCGCCGCGAAGAAGAAGGCCGCCCCCGCCAGCCCCCGCGTGTCCGCCTCGGCGCGGGAGACGGTGCTCGCCACGGCCCGGAGCCTGGTGGGCCAGTCCAAGGTGACGGTGAAGGGCCGCCCCTACCCGGCCGACTGCACCGGCCTCGTCGAGGCCGCCTACTCCTCGGCGGGCATCTCGTTCCGGGGCAATTCGAAGCCGGGGGACAACGGCGTCACCGCGATCTACCGGTACGCCCAGGCCCAGGGCCGGGTGTACACCCGCGGCACGCCCACCCCCGGGGACATCGTCTTCTTCCGGGAGACGTACGATCAAAACCGCGATGGGCGGCGCAATGACGGGCTCACCCATGTGGGGGTGGTGGACAAGGTGGCGGCCGATGGCACCGTCACCGTCATCCACCGCGTCCAGCGGGGCGTGGTCCGCTACCGCATGAACCTGGCCCGCCCGAACGCCGCCAAGGACGCGCGCAGCGGCCAGGTCCTCAACGACACGCTGCGGGCTCCCAGCTCCGGGAGGCCCTTTGCCCTCACCGGACAGCTCTTCGCCGCCTACGCCACCGTGCTGCCTGCTCCCGCGCCGGTGGCCGTGGCCAGCCGGTAA